GCGGAGTGGCAGGCCGCCGTGGCCGCGGGCAAGGTGAGCGCCGACGCCTTCGACGCCGGGCTGGAGAAGACGTCGGTGAGCTGGCTGCGTGCCCGCTGCGCCGAGCTGGATGCCGCCATGGCCGGCCTGGATGCGCTCGCGGCGCTGTGCGAGGAGCGCTTCGGCGACGTGGCGCCGCGCTTCGTGAAGCTGCGCGAGACGCTGCAGGAGGTGCGGCACGCCGCCGGCCAGCTTCTGGCCCGCCGCCAGGATACCGCCGGCGCACCCGACGACTCCCCCGAAGCGTCCACCCCCGAAGCGGCGCCATCCGCCGAGCCCGCCGATCCGGAGGGAGCAGACGCGGCGAGTGGAAATCCCGAGATCCTCGGCGCGGACCACGCCCCGGTGGCGGATGGGGCCGCGCCGACCGCCATCGCCATGACCACGGACGCGCCGCGGAACGCCGGGCCGCCCGCCTCGCGCGAGGAGGCGGCGGCGCGTCTGGCGGAGCTGGCGCGCTGGCTTCGCGCGCAGCGTCCGGCGCACCCCGCGCCGTACCTGGTGCTGCGCGGGCTCCGCTGGGGCGAGCTGCGCGCCGGCGGCGCGGAGGTGGACCCGCGGCTGCTGGAGGCGCCGCCCACGGCGGAGCGCGTGCGGCTCAAGACGCTGGCTCTGGACGAGCGCTGGGCGGAGCTGCTGGAGGCCGCCGAAGAGGTGATGGCGGCGCCGTACGGGCGCGGCTGGCTGGACCTGCAGCGCTACGTGGCCGCCGCCTGCGCCGCCCTGGGCCCGGAGTACGACGCCGTGCGCGCGGCCGTCGCCGGCGCCCTGCGCGGCCTGCTGGCGGAGCTGCCGGCGCTCCCCGCGATGACGCTGATGGACGACACGCCCACCGCGAACGCCGAGACGCGCGCCTGGCTGGAGCAGGCCGGCATCGTGCCGGCGGACGGGGCGGAGCTCCCCGCGCCGGTGCTGCCGGCGGGAGCCGCGGAGGAGAGGGCACGCGCCCGGGCCGCCGCCGGCGAGCCCCACAAGGCGGTGGAGATCCTGTCGGCCGCCGCGGCGGGGGAGCGCAGCGCCCGCGCCCGCTTCCTCCTGCGCGCCCGCGCGGCCGAGGTGATGGTGGACGCGGAGATGGAGACGGTGGCGCTCCCCATTCTGCGCGAGCTGGCGGAGCAGTCACAGCGGCACGCGCTGGACGAGTGGGAGGCCGGCGACGTGGCGGCGCGCCCCCTCGCCACCCTGTACCGCTGCCTGGAAAAGACGGGCGACGGCGCCGGCGAGCGCGACGCGCTGTACCTGCGCATCTGCCGGCTGGACCCGCTGCTCGCCATCCGGCTGCGCGAGGAGGCCCATGCAGCCGCGTGACCCGGAGCGGACCGTCCGCCTGTCGGTGCTGGACCGGCTGCTGGAGGACGACGAGGCCGCCGGCGCCGCGGGCACGCCCTGGTCGCGCTCGGTGGAGCGTCTCAAGGCGTCGCTGCTGCGCGACGTGGAGTGGCTGCTGAACACGCGGCAGACCCTGGAGCCGGCCGGTCCCTCGCACCCCGAGGTGCAGCGCTCCGTGTACCATTACGGGCTGCCGGACCTCACCTCCCTCTCCGCCGGGTCGGACGGCACGCGGCGCCGGCTGCTGCGGCAGGTGGAGGACGCCATCCGCCTCTTTGAGCCGCGGCTTTCGCGCGTGCGGGTGTCGGCCCCTGAAGACACGCCGGCGGGCGGGCGAGACGTGCGCTTCGTGGTGGAGGCGCTGCTGGAGATGGATCCCGAGCCGCAGCGGGTGACCTTCGACACGGTGCTGGAGCCGGCCAGCGGCACTTTCCGGGTGAACGGAGGGTCCCGTGCGTGACCCGCTGCTGGACCTGTACGAGCGCGAGCTCACCTTTCTGCGCCGCACCGGGGCGGAGTTCGGCAGGCGGTACCCGCGCGTGGCGTCGCGGCTCATGCTGGAGCCCACCAAGTGCGACGACCCGCACGTGGAGCGGCTGCTGGAGGGGTTCGCCTTCCTGGCCGCGCGCGTGCACCTGCGCCTGGACGACGACGCGCCCGAAATGGCCGAGGCGCTGCTGGACGCGGCGTATCCGCAGTACGTGCGCCCCATCCCGTCCATGTCGCTGGTGCAGCTGCACCCCGACCCCGAGCGGGCCGTGGCCGGCGGGCACCCTGTGCCGCGCGGGTCGCTGCTGTATTCACGCGACGTGGGCGGCGCGCCGTGCAAGTTCCGCACGTGCTACGACACCGTGCTCTGGCCGGTGAGCGTGGCCGGCGCGAAGTGGATGGCGCCGTACGAGCTGAGCCCGCCCGTGCGCGCGGCGGACGCGGTCGCCGCGCTGCGGGTGGAGTTGCGCTGCCTTCCGGGCGCCACCTTCGCCCAGGTGGCGGCGGACACGCTGCGCTTTCACCTGAGCGCGGAGCCCAACCTGGCGGGAGCGCTGTACGAGCTGCTCTGCAACAGCTGCGCGCAGGTGCTGGTGCGCGACCTCGCGCCGGGGTCCCGCGCGGAGCCCGTGATCCTTCCCGGCTCGGCGGTCACGCCGGTGGGCTTCGGGGAGGACGAAGGGATGCTTCCGCTGCCGCGCCGCGCCTTCACGGGATACCGGCTGCTGCAGGAGTACTTCACCTTCCCGGAGAAGTTCTGGTTCGTGGACGTGGCCGGCTTCGACCGGGTGCGCGCGGCGGGGATGGGGTCCGCCGTGGAGCTCGTCTTCCTCGTCTCCCCCTTTGAGCGGCCGGAGCGGCGCCACGCCCTGGAAGCCGGCGTGACGGCCGACACCTTCCGGCTCGGCTGCACCCCCATCGTCAACCTCTTTCCGCAGACGTCGGAGCCCACGCCGGTCACGCAGCGCACGTGGGAGTACCGCATCGTCCCCGACGCGCACCGGCCCACCACGGGGATCTACTCGGTGGAGGAGGTGCTGGCCGTGTCGCCGGGGACGCCGGAGCCGGTGCGGATGGCGCCGCTGCACGCCTTCCGCGCCCGGATGGAGGGCGACGGGGCGGAGGTCTACTGGTACGCGCGCCGCCGTCCCTCCGGCTGGCGGCCTGACGAGGGCACGGACGTCTGCCTCCAGTTCGTGGACCGGCAGGCGCGCCTTGCCCGGCCGGGCCACAGCGCCGTGACGGCACGCCTGCTGTGCCACAACGGCGACCTTCCCTCGCGGCTGGAGCTGGGCCGCGCGGACGGTGACTTCTCCCTTCCGGGGGGCGGACCCGTGAACCGCGTGAGCATGCTCTCCAAGCCCACGCCCCTGGTGCACCCGCCGGCCGGCGGCGCGCAGCTCTGGCGGCTCGTCTCGCAGCTCTCGCTGAACTACGTGTCGCTCGCCGAGGGCGGCGCCGAGACGCTGCGAGCCCTGCTGCGCCTGCACAATTTCGCCGACGCGCGATCGGCGGAAAAGCACATCCTGGGGATCGAGTCGGTGAGCGGCACGCCCATGCACGCGCGCATCGGCAGCGAGGCGGGGGTGGCGTTCGCCCGCGGGCACCGGGTGGAGATCGTGTTCGACGAGGAGATGTACGCGGGCGGCGGCGTGTACCTGCTGGCCGCGGTGCTGGAGCGGTTCCTGGGGCTGTACGTGTCGATGAACAGCTTCTGCGTCCTGGCCGCGCGCACGCGGCAGCGCAAGGAGCCGCTGCGCGAGTGGGCGCCGAGGGCGGGATGGAAGCCGCTGCTCTAGCCGATCCTGTCGAGCCGCCGCCGATCTTCCCCGTCGTCGCCGCCGCCGCGGAGCCGGAGCGCGAGGAGGGGGCGGCGGCGGGGCCGGCGCCCCTGGAGGCGGCGGAGCGGGTGCTGGGGGACGCCCCCGCGTCGTTCGGCTTCTTCCAGGCGGTGCGGCTGCTGGAGCGGCTGCGCCCCGGCCGGGCGCGGGTGGGGCGCTTCGCGGACCCGGCGGACGAGGTGGTGCGATTTTCCGCCAACCCCAGCATCGCGTTTCCGCCGGGCGAGGTGCACGGGCTGGCGATGGGGGCGGACCGCCCCGCGCGGATGAGCGTGAACTTCATGGGCCTCACCGGCCCGCTGGGCGTGCTGCCGCTGCACTACACGCTGCTGGTGCGCCAGCGCAACCGGGCCCGCGACGAGGCCGCCGGCGAGTTCCTGGACCTGTTCCACCATCGCGCGCTCTCCCTGTTCTACCGCGCCTGGGAAAAGGCCCGCGTGACCATCGCGGCCGAGCGCGGAGAGAGCGACGCGCTTCGCCGCCACCTGCTGGACGCCACGGGCGAGGGACCGGGCGCCGCGGGTCCGCGCGCCGCGCCGGAAGAAGCGCTGGTCTTTTACGCCGGGCTGTTCGCGCCGCTGCCGCGCAGCGCCGCGGGGCTGGAGCAGCTGCTGGGCGAGGTGTTCGGCGTGGAGGCGCAAGTGGAGCAGTTCGTGGGCGGCTGGTATCCGCTGCCGGAAAGCGATCAGTGCCGCCTGGGCGAGGACGACTGCGGCGCGGCGGATCAGGTGGGGCTGGGCGCGGTGGTGGGCGACGGCGTGTGGCATCCGCAGTCCGGCATCCGCGTCCGCCTGGGCCCATTGGGCAAGCGCGAGTACGACCGCTTCCTCCCCACGGGCGACGCGTACCCCCTTCTGCGCCGTCTGGTGCGCTTCTACACGCACGACCAGTTCGAATGCGAGCTGCGGCTGGTGCTGGCGCGCGAGGAGGTCCCCGCGTGCGTGATCGGCGCGGAGGAGGGGCAGGGGCAGCCGCTTGGTTGGAGCACCTGGGCGCGGACGCGGGACTTTCCGCGAGACGCGGACGACACGCTGCTCCGGCTGTAGAAGGCGAACGGCGCCCGCGGTACCCGAATCACAGGCACTTCCTTTCATCCAGAGGCCCGTTGCATGAACGCCAACGTCCGCTCCCTGATCGCGAAGCTGAACCACCACACGCGCGCCGCCGTGGAATCGGCGGCGGGGCTGTGCCTGTCGCGCACGCACTACGACGTGGAGGTGGAGCACTACCTCCTGAAGCTGCTCGACGCGCCCGACGCCGACCTGGGCTTCATCCTGCGCCACTACGAGGTGGACCGCTCGCGCCTGTCGCGCGACCTGGCGGCGGGGCTGGACCGGCTCAAGACCGGCAACGCCCGCACGCCGTCGCTCAGCCCCAGGCTGGTGGAGATGCTGGCCGCGGCCTGGACCGCCGCCTCGCTGGACTACGGCGCGGGCGAGATCCGCAGCGGCCACACCCTCGTCGCCCTGCTGGCGGACGACGAGCTGGCCCGCCTGGCGCGCTCCATCAGCCGCGAGCTGGAAAAGATCCCCGCCGCCGATCTGCGCCGCGACCTGCCGCAGGTCGTCGCCGCCTCGGCCGAAGAGGCTGCCGCACCCGCGCGCGGCGGCGGCGCGGACGAGCCGGGGCCGGTGCCGGGAGGCCGAACGCCCAACCTGGACCAGTACACGGTGGACATCACGGAGCGCGCCCGCGGCGGCCAGCTGGACCCCGTGCTGGGGCGCGACGCGGAGGTGCGGCAGGTGGTGGACATCCTCACCCGCCGCAGGCAGAACAACCCCATCCTGGTGGGCGAGGCGGGCGTGGGAAAGACGGCGGTGGTGGAGGGTTTTGCCCTGCGCATCGCCCAGGGCGACGTGCCGCCCGTGCTGCGCAACGTAGCCGTCCGCACGCTGGACCTGGCGCTGCTGCAGGCGGGCGCGGGGATCAAGGGCGAGTTCGAGAACCGCCTCAAGGGGCTCATCGAGGAGGTGAAGAGCTCGCCCGTGCCCATCATCCTCTTCATCGACGAGGCGCACACCATGATCGGCGCCGGGGGGCAGGCGGGGCAGGGGGATGCCGCCAACCTGCTCAAGCCGGCGCTGGCCCGCGGCGAGCTGCGCACGCTGGCCGCCACCACCTGGTCGGAATACAAGAAGTACTTCGAAAAGGACCCGGCCCTCGCGCGGCGCTTCCAGGTAGTCAAGGTGGAGGAGCCGTCGGAAGACGCCTGCCTGGTGATGATGCGGGGCGTGGCCCCCGCCCTGGAGCGCCACCACGGCGTGCGCATCCTGGACGACGGGGTGCGCGCCGCCGTGCGCCTGTCGCACCGCTACCTGCCGGACCGCCAGCTCCCCGACAAGGCCGTGAGCGTGCTGGACACCGCCTGCGCGCGGCTGTCGCTGGGGCAGAACGCCACCCCCGGACCCGTGGAGGACGCGCGGCGGCGGCTGGACGACCTGGACGTGCAGGCGCGGGTGCTGGAGCGCGAGCAGGCCACCGGCGCCGACCACGCGGAGGCGCTGGCCGCCATCGCTTCCGCGCGGCTGCGGACGGAGACGGAGCTGGCCGCGCTGACGGAGCGCTGGGAGCGCGAGCGCGCCCTGGTGGCGGAGGTCCGCGCCGCCCGCGAACGGCTCGAGGCCCTCGCCGGCCACGGTCCCGCGCCGGACGGCGCCGCGCCCGCGGACGCCGCGGCGCTGCGGGCGGAGCTGGACCGGCGGAACGGCGAGCTGCAGGCGCTGCAGGGCGGGGCGCCGCTGGTGCCGGTGTGCGTGGACGCCGTGCTCGCCGGCGAGGTGATCAGCGGGTGGACGGGGATCCCCGTGGGCAAGATGCTGCGCGACGACCTGGGAATGGCGCTGGAGCTGGAGACGCACCTGGAGCGGCGCATCATCGGCCAGTCGCACGCGCTGGGGGCGATCAGCCAGCGCATCCGCACCTCCAGGGCGGGGATCGAGGACCCGGGCAAGCCCGTGGGCGTGTTCCTGCTCGTGGGCCCCAGCGGCGTGGGGAAGACGGAGACCGCGCTGGCGCTGAGCGACCTGCTGTACGGCGGCGAGCACAACCTGGTCACCATCAACATGTCCGAGTTCCAGGAGCCCCACACCGTGAGCACGCTCAAGGGCTCCCCCCCGGGCTACGTGGGCTACGGCGAGGGCGGGGTGCTCACCGAGGCCGTGCGGCGGCGCCCGTACAGCGTGGTGCTTCTGGACGAGATCGAAAAGGCGCACCCGGATGTGCTCGAGCTCTTCTTTCAGGTGTTCGACAAGGGGGTAATGGAGGATGGCGAGGGGCGGCAGGTGGACTTCCGCAACTGCATCCTGATCCTCACCACCAACGCGGGGACGGAGAGCATCATGAAGCTGTGCGCCGACCCCGAGACGCTGCCCTCGGCGGACGGGCTGGCCCGCGCCCTCAAGCCGGAGTTGGACGGCGTGTTCAAGCCCGCGTTCCTGGGCCGCACCGTCATCATCCCCTACTTCCCCATCCGCGACGAGGCGCTGCGCCGCATCATCGGCCTCAAGGTGGACAAGGTGCGCCGCCGCCTGCGCGAGACGCACCGCGTAGACCTGGTGCTGGACGAGGCGGTGTCGGAGGCCATCGCCGCGCGCTGCACCGAGGTGGAGAGCGGCGCCCGCAACGTGGACAACCTGCTCACCAACACGCTGCTGCCCGAGATCTCGCGCATCCTGCTGCGCGCCCTGGTGGACGGCACGCCCCCCGTGAGCATCCGCGTGGGCGTTGACGAGCGCGGCGCCTTCACCTACGCCGCGCACCCCGCCACTGTGCCCGTTCCGGGGACGTTGCTGGCGGAGACCGCGGACGTCGCGGAGGCTGCGGCCGCGTAAGAGGCGAGGACAGAAAGAGGCGACTCATGAAGGCATCGCTCACGTACTACATCTGGGAAGGGCTGCTCGTCGGGATGCTGAACGACGAGTTCATCCAGATGCCCGCAATCTGCGGGGGCGGTGGGGGAAGCACGAAAAACCCGTCGGCCAAATCCGTCAACAACCCCTATAGCACGGGGCTGAAGACCACAGGGAGCGGGGCGGGGCACGTGCACGGCGGGCCGCTGCCAACGGGCAAGTATGCCGTTGCCACGCCCTCGATCCACCCCAAGCTCAAGCTCTCGGCCCGGCTAACGCCAACCGGGGGCCAGCCGATGTTCACCCGCAGCGGCTTTCTGATCCACGGAGCCGGTCCGCACGGGAGCGACGGGTGCATCGTGCTCAAGGACCGCAATCAGCTCAAGACGTTGATGAATGCGCTGACTGCGTGCGGTGGGGGAACGCTGTTCGTGGAGGAGACGATGAGCGGCGGACGGTTCGTATGATGGTTTCGCAAACGTCCAGCGTCCGGCTGCGCGTCCGGGGCCGGCTACGCATCACCCGCACGACGCCATGAGCTACACGCAGGCCAACCGCCCCATACGGGTAGAGACGGTCCTGGGACCCGACGTGCTGCTGCTGGAGGGCGTGTCCGGCGTGGAGGGCGTTTCCACTCCGTTCTCCTTCGGGCTGGACCTCGTCTCGGAGGACGACGCCGTGGCCGCTGCCAGCCTCCTGCGCACCCCCGCCGTGGTCACGCTCACCCTCTCCACGGGCGAGGAGCGCGTCTTTCACGGGCTCATCCGCCGCTTCGTGCAGGAGGGGCGCGACGAGGAGCTGACCACGTACCAGGCCGAGATCGTTCCCTGGATCTGGTTCCTCTCCCTGTCGCGCGAGAGCCGCATCTACCAGAACCTGAGCGTCCCCGAGATCCTGGAGGAGCTGTTCCGCCGGCTGGGCCACGCCGACTTCGAGCTGCGCTGCACCCGCTCGTACCCCAAGCGCGAGTACTGCGTGCAGTATCGCGAGACGCACCTGGAGTTCGTTTCGCGGCTCATGGAGGAGGAGGGGATCTTTTACTTCTTCGAGCACACGCCCGAGCGGCACCTGCTGGTGGTGGCCGACGACAACGGCGCCGTGCAGCCCTGCCCCGTGATCCCCGCCGCGCGCTTCCTGGGCCACGAGGGCGGCGACGTCGTGGGGATGCTGCACAGCGAGGAGCAGGCGTGCACCGGCAAGGTGATGCTGCGGGACTACGACTTCCTGCAGCCCTCGCTCAAGCTGGAGAGCGCCATCGCCGCCGATGACCCCGAGGAGGACTACGACTACCCCGGCGACTTCGCCGCGCCGGACGACGGCGACCGCTACGCGCGCATCCGGCTGGAGGAGGCGGCCGCGCTGCGCCAGGTGGTGCGCGGGCAGAGCACCTGCCGCGCCTTCCAGAGCGGCTTCCGTTTCGAGCTGACGGACCACTTCCGCCCCGCGGCCAACCAGCCGTACATGCTGCTGCAGGTGCAGCACGTGGCCAGCGCCGGCGACTACCGGGCGTGGGAAGGCGCGCCCATGGAGTACCGCAACCACTTCCTCGCCATCCCCCACTCCGTCCCTTACCGCCCCCGCCGCGCCACGCCGCACCCCGTGATCCACGGCTCACAGACGGCGCTCGTGGTCGGCCCGGCCGGCGAGGAGGTGTGGGTGGATTCGCACGGGCGCATCAAGGTGCAGTTCTACTGGGACCGTGTGGGCCGCAAGGACGAGAACTCGTCGTGCTGGGTGCGGGTGGCGCAGCCGTGGGCGGGGAAGGGGTGGGGCGCCGTGCAGATCCCCCGCATCGGCAACGAGGTGGTCGTGGAGTTCCTGGAGGGCGACCCCGACCGCCCGCTGGTTACGGGGAGCGTGTACAACGCCGAGCAGACGCCTCCCTTCGACCTTCCCGGCGCCGGCATCCAGATGGGGATGAAGTCGCGGTCGTCGAAAGGCGGCGGCGGCTACAACGAGATCACCATGACGGACACCAAGGGCACGGAGCAGGTGACCATCCATGCCCAGTACGACATGGGAACCACGGTGGAGCACGACGACACCCAGACGGTGAACAACGACCGCACCATCACCGTGCAGGGCAAGCACACCGAGACGGTCACCGGCGACACCAGCATCACCGTAAGCAGCGGCAAGTACAGCCACGACGTGGCGGCGGGGACGGCGACGTACCACGTGGCCGGCGCCGTCTCCGAAACCTTTGACAGCACGCTCTCCACCACGGTGGCCAGCAAGGTCACGCTCGATTCCACCGGCTCCGAGATCGCCGTCACCGCGGCGACGAAGATCAGCATCCAGGTGGGCTCCAGCAGCCTGACCATGGACGCCGGCGGCAACATCGAGCTGAGCGGAGTCAACATCAAGATCAACGGCGTCACGATCGCCGTCAGCGGCGACGCCGAGGCGTCCATGGCCGTGGCCGCGTCGTCCGTGAAGTGCACGCCTGCCAGCATGGAAGTAGCGGGCGCCATGGTGAAGTCCGCCGCCACCGCCATTAACGAGATCACGGGCGCCACGGTCAAGCTGAACTGACCCTTCCCGCGCCTCGTCCCGCCCCCCGCTCCACCCTCCACCCCGAGTCTCCGTGAGCGCTGGAAAGAACGCCGTCGAGCGCCGCCTGGACCTGCTGCACGACCAGTGGAACGAGTTCGCGCAGGCGCCGGAGCCGCGGCTGCTGCGCTGGATGATCCGCGCCGACGAATGGCGGATGATCGAGGCGTTCCTGGCGGTGGAAAGCGACGAGCGCACGGGCGAGACGCCGGACCTGTTCGTTCGCCTGGCGGAGCCGTTCCGGGACGTAGACTCGTACGGGGCCGCCCTGCTGGACGAGCTGCGCCGGCAGTATGCCGAGGCCGCGGACGCGCTGGCCGAGGAGGGCGTGCCCGGCCACCCCTGGGAGCCACCCGCGCCCGCGCCCGGCACGCACTCGCTGCTGGCGTTCGCCGACGGCTGCGCGGCACTGCAGGCGCACTACACGGAGCTGATGGAGCGGCTCGCGCTGGTGCTGGCGCCGGCGGAGGTGGCGGATTACGCGGAGTGGAAGCGGTGGCTGCTCGCGGCGGCGGAACGGCTGCCCGAGGGCGTGCGGCTGGTGGTGGTGGACTCCGTGGAGGCGCCCGCGCTGGAAGGGCTGGCGGCGGCGGACCCGGAGCGCGTGCGCACGGTGGCCGCGGGGCTGGACATGCCCGCCGCCTACCAGGAGCTTGCGCGTGCCGGCGGCACGGCATCGCCCGGCGGGCAGTTCCGCGTCGCCTTCGCGGCTCTGGCGGCGGCGCTAGGCGCGGGCGATCTGGCGGGCGCGGAGCGGGCGGGGCAGGGCGCCGTGGCCGTGGCCACCGAGCACGGCTGGCCGCAGCTGTCGGCCGCCGTCCACATGGCGATGGGCGGCGGGTTCATGGGGGCGGGCCGCACGGCCGACGCCGTGGCCGCCTACGCCCGGGCGGACGCGGCCGGCGCCCAGGCCGAGGCGCACGGAGACGAGGCGGGCCCCGGGCTGCGGCTGCAGGCGGCGCTCGGCAGCGCCGGGGCGCGGTTTGCCGCGGGCGACTTCGCGGGGGCGGCGGCGGCCTACGAGGGCGCGCTCCCACTGGCGCAGCGCGCGGGCGACCGGCGCATGGCCATGGAGTGCTGGCGGATGTCCGCGTACTGCCACGAGCAGCACGGCGACGCCGAGCGGGCGTGGCTGCACGGCTCCCGCGCCCTGGACGCCGGCGAGGCGCTGCCGCCGGAGGAGCGCGCCCTCTCCACCCTTCCGTACGCGGGCGAGGGGATGCTGCGCCTTGCCCTGCACTCGCCCGCGCACGCGGAGGGCGTCGAGCGTCGGATGGCGGCGCTGCTGGGCACCCGGGCCTGGCGTCCGGCCGCCGCGGCGGGGGCCCCGTGATCGCCGCCAAGCAGTTCGACCCCGTGCTGGGGGTGGACATCCACATCGTCCAGCCCCCCGGACCCGTGCCGCCCATCCCCATCCCGCACCCGTTCATCGGGATGGTGCTGGACCCCATGGACTTCATCCCCGTCGTCGGCGGCACGGTGATGGTGAACGGGATCCCGCGCGCCACGGCGGGCTCGGCGGGGATCGCGGCGCCGCCGCACATCCCCATCGGCGGCATGTTCGTGAAGCCGCCGGGGAACGAGTGCGAGGTGTTCATGGGCTCCGCCACGGTGCTGGCGGACGACGAGCCCCTGAGCCGTCTGGGGATGCCCGCCCTCAGCTGCCACGACATCGGCATGCCGTCGCCGCCGCGGATCAAGAAGAAGAGCAAGGCAAGGTCCCTCTTCCTCCCCACCAGCGTCGTCCTCTCCATTCCCGCCGGCCCCCCCGTGCTGGTCGGCGGCCCGCCCACCGTGTCGATGATGGCGATCGGGATGCGGCTGGGGATGTCCGCCCTGGGCAAGGGGCTGAAGAAGCTGCGCAAGCTGCGGAAGAGCAGCCGGCGGATGAAGGCGCTGTCGAAAAAGGCGCACGCGGCCGCAAAGAAGGGGATGGACAAGCTGGGTGTGCCGCCCAGCGTGCGAAACCGGGTGCATCGCTCCATCTGCACCGTGACGGGCCACCCGGTGGACGTGGCGACAGGCAAGGTGCTGACGGAGGAGGTGGAGCTGGAGCTCGCCGGGCCCGTCCCCTTTCGCTGGGAGCGGGTGTGGTACAGCACCTCGGTGTATGACGGGCCCCTGGGGCACGGCTGGCACCACAGTTATGACCTGGCGCTGCTGGAGGAGGAAGGCGCCGTGGCCGTGCGCCTGGCCGACGGCCGCCCGTTGCCCTTTCTGCCGCTGGCGGAAGGCGAGGAGCACTTTGACCGGGGCGAAAAGCTCACCCTCTTTCGCGACGCCCGGGGGTACGCCCTGCGGGACGCGCACGGGCTTGCGTTCCGGTTCGCTTCCGCTCCCGCTGGCACCGTGTGCCCACTGGCGTCGGTGGAGGACCGTTGCGGCAACGCCATCCGCTTTCGGTACGACGCTCGAGGCCGCCTGGCCGGCATCACTGACAGCGCCGGGCGCGAGCTGTCCGTTGAGAGCGACGAGGAGGGGCATATCATCGCCCTTGTGGCGCCGCACCCCGACCGCCCGGGCGAGACCTTTCGCGCGGTGACCTACCGGTACGACGGCCACGGGGACCTGGTAGCGGCGCACGACGCGCACGCGCATTCCATCCGCTACGCCTGGCGCGAGCACCTGCTGGTATGCGAGACCGACCGTGCGGGGCTCAGCTTCCATTTCGAGTACGACGGGGCCACGCACGAGGCCCGCTGCCTCCGAACCTGGGGCGACGGAGGATTGTTCGGCCGCGAGCTCGCGTACGACCTCCCGGCCCGGCAGACCACCGTCACCGACACTCGCGGCGGCCGCACCCTGTACCAATGCGACGAGCTGGGGCTGGTCACGCGCATGGTGGACGCGCTGGGGAACGCGTGGCTGACGGAATGGAACGAGTACGGCGAGCACGTTTCGGAAACGGACCCCCTGGGCGGCGAGAGCCGCTACGTGCACGACGGACGCGGGAACCTGGTGGAGGTGCTGGACCCGGCGCGGTGCCGGCGGCGCATTGCTTACGACGCGGCCGACAACCCGGTGGAATTCGCGGACGAGCTGGGCAACTCCTGGAAGCACGAGTACGACGGGCGCGGCTGTCTGCTGGCCCTCACCGATCCCGCGGGCGCCACGTACCGGTACGAGCGCGACGCGCGCGGTCTGTTGCTGGCCGTTACCGATCCCCTGGGCCGCGAAAGCCGCATCGAGTGGGACGATCAGGGGAATCCCCGCTGGATAGTAGACCGCGCCGGTGCCGTCACGTACCTGGATCACGACGCGCTGGGGCGGATGGTACGCCGGACCGATGCCGAGGGCGGGGAAATGCGATTGTCCCGCGACCTGGTGGGCCGTGTGGTCGGGCTGCGGGACGAGGCCGGGGACACATGCGCCTTCACGTACGATGCGCGGGGCAACGTGGTGCGCGAGGTGGACGAGCTGGGGCGCGTGACGCGGAGCACCTACGGGATGCTGGACCGCCTGCTCGCGGAAACGGACGCGGAGGGCGCCACCTTCACCTGCGAATACGACGGCGAAGGCGAGTTGGCGCGGGTTCGGGATGCGACGGGGCGCGCGTGGACGCTGCACCGTGACCTGCTGGGGCGGGTGGTGGAGGAGCGGCAGTTCTCCGGCCGACGGCTGCGCTACGCGTACGACGAGTCGGGGGAGGTGGTGGGGCTGGAGAACGGAGCGGGGGAGGCGACTCGCCTGAGGCGCGACATGCTGGGGCGGCTCACCGGGCGTGTGCTCCCCGGCGGTAAGGAGGAGCGGTTCGCTTACGACGCCGCGGGCCAGTTGCTTTGCGCCGAGAACGCGGCCGCGCGGGTGGAGTTCGAGTACGACCCCGCCGGTCGGGTGGTGCGCGAGGCGCTCAA
The Longimicrobium sp. genome window above contains:
- a CDS encoding DUF6531 domain-containing protein, translating into MIAAKQFDPVLGVDIHIVQPPGPVPPIPIPHPFIGMVLDPMDFIPVVGGTVMVNGIPRATAGSAGIAAPPHIPIGGMFVKPPGNECEVFMGSATVLADDEPLSRLGMPALSCHDIGMPSPPRIKKKSKARSLFLPTSVVLSIPAGPPVLVGGPPTVSMMAIGMRLGMSALGKGLKKLRKLRKSSRRMKALSKKAHAAAKKGMDKLGVPPSVRNRVHRSICTVTGHPVDVATGKVLTEEVELELAGPVPFRWERVWYSTSVYDGPLGHGWHHSYDLALLEEEGAVAVRLADGRPLPFLPLAEGEEHFDRGEKLTLFRDARGYALRDAHGLAFRFASAPAGTVCPLASVEDRCGNAIRFRYDARGRLAGITDSAGRELSVESDEEGHIIALVAPHPDRPGETFRAVTYRYDGHGDLVAAHDAHAHSIRYAWREHLLVCETDRAGLSFHFEYDGATHEARCLRTWGDGGLFGRELAYDLPARQTTVTDTRGGRTLYQCDELGLVTRMVDALGNAWLTEWNEYGEHVSETDPLGGESRYVHDGRGNLVEVLDPARCRRRIAYDAADNPVEFADELGNSWKHEYDGRGCLLALTDPAGATYRYERDARGLLLAVTDPLGRESRIEWDDQGNPRWIVDRAGAVTYLDHDALGRMVRRTDAEGGEMRLSRDLVGRVVGLRDEAGDTCAFTYDARGNVVREVDELGRVTRSTYGMLDRLLAETDAEGATFTCEYDGEGELARVRDATGRAWTLHRDLLGRVVEERQFSGRRLRYAYDESGEVVGLENGAGEATRLRRDMLGRLTGRVLPGGKEERFAYDAAGQLLCAENAAARVEFEYDPAGRVVREALNGTVLTSRYDPLGNRVERAGPFGRVLRMAYDAEERLAEVADPQGTLLEFRYDRVGREVRRALPGDVVSEREYLPTHDLQAQRTSSPVARLLDRRYRWDAAGQMVLAGTPERGVTRYEHDAAGRLVAARAPDGTVSRYAYDRAGNVPAAPLDTGPQSAAAGGVDGWTLRFDADGNLVEKRGVRQAFHYGYDGAGNLARVERGDGQVVEFAYDALGRRVQKRVGGRVVDLLWDEDVPLGERVRGSGPDASRGAADEREFVFWPESFEPLAVLEAGHTLLLEGDALGTPCLAVDRDGRSVWRAGYGPFGEPPAGSGTDEIPFRFPGQLEDRETGLFYNRFRYYDPELRMYTQPDPVGLCGGLNLYNYVPGPTEWIDPFGLAGTEGAGTQRWKNKVTKSGRPYRKPGPKTSANAAHNKKIRQIIRQERAAGLEHIGGGSKTEIVIKTPGGDKPYRRADASFRDPATGKITHHNVGLQNLNGTPIARERRALDDIRDYAARKHRSIKFHPYKKPCR